Proteins encoded by one window of Atribacterota bacterium:
- a CDS encoding ABC transporter permease, whose translation MNLEAVLGILNRAVAYGTPLLLATLGEVYAERAGVLNLGVEGMMMLGALGGFVVTYVVSNPWVGMLAGALMGGVFSLIHAFSTITLRTNQTVSGLALTLLGTGLAGTLGRNWEGKTLATPIRPFSEVFLKRYPTLMGMIFKDIDILAFGGIFVAVLLWFFLFKTRPGLWLRSCGENPSAADGLGINVWRIRYLAVFFGGIMAGLGGAYIAVAYRPSWSSGMTQGVGWLAVALTIFSFWNPLYVLIGAYLFGALFHLAFRLQVLVAPELLNSLPYLFPIIALVFVSRLAFRRKIGVPEALGKPYKRGEAE comes from the coding sequence TTGAACCTTGAGGCCGTTTTGGGAATTTTGAACCGGGCGGTGGCGTATGGTACTCCTTTGCTTCTGGCGACATTGGGAGAAGTATATGCTGAAAGAGCCGGAGTTTTAAATTTAGGGGTTGAAGGAATGATGATGCTGGGCGCGTTGGGTGGTTTCGTGGTGACTTACGTTGTTTCTAACCCCTGGGTAGGGATGCTTGCCGGAGCGCTCATGGGAGGTGTGTTTTCACTGATCCATGCATTTTCCACCATTACCCTGAGAACGAATCAAACAGTGTCAGGTTTAGCCCTCACTCTTCTTGGAACCGGACTTGCGGGGACTCTGGGTCGGAACTGGGAGGGAAAAACGCTCGCTACCCCGATCAGGCCTTTTTCCGAAGTCTTTCTTAAGAGGTATCCTACCCTTATGGGAATGATTTTTAAAGATATCGATATCTTAGCGTTCGGGGGTATTTTTGTAGCCGTTCTTCTCTGGTTTTTCCTTTTTAAAACTCGTCCTGGTCTTTGGTTGCGTTCCTGTGGAGAAAATCCTTCTGCTGCTGATGGACTGGGAATTAATGTCTGGCGCATCCGGTATTTAGCGGTTTTTTTTGGAGGGATTATGGCCGGTCTTGGAGGGGCATATATTGCTGTGGCTTATCGCCCCTCCTGGTCTTCTGGAATGACCCAGGGTGTGGGATGGTTAGCTGTGGCCCTCACCATTTTCTCTTTCTGGAATCCACTTTATGTTCTAATCGGGGCGTATCTTTTTGGGGCACTCTTTCATCTTGCGTTTCGCCTACAGGTTCTGGTCGCTCCTGAATTGCTGAATTCCTTACCATACCTTTTTCCCATAATTGCCCTGGTTTTTGTGTCTCGCCTTGCCTTTCGGAGAAAAATTGGCGTTCCAGAGGCTCTGGGAAAACCCTATAAGCGTGGAGAAGCAGAGTGA
- the tkt gene encoding transketolase: MDVPLEQLAVKTIRMLSLDTVQRAKSGHPGLPLGAAPIGYVLFRRFMNHNPRNPQWFNRDRFILSAGHGSALLYSLLYLSGYEGISLEELKNFRQWGSHTPGHPERCMKCGIETTTGPLGQGFATGVGVAIAEAHLAARFNRPGFPVIDHHTYALVSEGDLMEGVAQEAASLAGHLKLGKLIYLFDKNEISLSGATQICFTEDVKMHFLAYGWQVLEVEDGNNLIELIQAIEKAKEDREHPSLIIVSTHIGYGSPKQDTFEVHGSPLKPEEVVETKKFFDWPLEPDFYVPEEVLAHMRGVIVEGEKKEKEWQELFEAYLQAFPEEAKTLKMMMAGELPENWAEGLPVFEPSAGAMATRSVGGKILNLLSDRIPSLIGGSADLDPSTNTALKGKGSFQTPGICAPQTQGLVDGPLGYEGRNIAFGVREHAMGAILNGIAVHGGLIPFGATFFVFSDYMRPAVRVAALSHNKVIYVWTHDSVGVGEDGPTHQPIEQLMSLRVMPNLILVRPADANETREAWKVAVEHKNGPVALILTRQNVPVLDQNKYGKAEGLRKGAYVLADNAQGLPELILIASGSEVHVALEAYEKLVAEGVKVRVVSMPSFELFEAQPKEYQDMILPPAVKKRIAIEAGATLGWYKYVGQEGEVIGIDRFGASAPGKLVLEKLGINVENLLSKAKALLNR; this comes from the coding sequence GTGGATGTACCTTTGGAGCAACTGGCGGTGAAAACGATTCGCATGCTCTCTCTGGATACGGTGCAAAGGGCAAAATCAGGCCATCCTGGCTTACCTCTGGGAGCAGCACCAATTGGGTATGTTTTATTTCGGCGCTTTATGAACCATAATCCTCGAAATCCCCAGTGGTTTAATCGGGACCGGTTTATCCTCTCGGCTGGTCATGGTTCGGCTTTGCTCTATTCTCTTCTGTACTTGAGTGGTTACGAGGGTATCAGTCTCGAAGAGCTCAAAAACTTTCGGCAGTGGGGAAGCCACACTCCTGGACATCCAGAACGGTGTATGAAATGTGGCATAGAAACCACCACCGGTCCTCTGGGACAGGGTTTCGCGACTGGAGTGGGGGTGGCTATTGCTGAAGCTCATCTTGCCGCCCGATTCAATCGCCCTGGCTTTCCGGTTATCGACCACCATACCTATGCCCTGGTCAGTGAGGGTGACCTCATGGAAGGAGTAGCCCAGGAGGCGGCTTCGCTCGCTGGTCACCTGAAATTGGGAAAGCTCATTTATCTTTTTGATAAGAATGAAATCAGTCTCTCTGGAGCAACGCAAATCTGTTTTACCGAAGACGTCAAGATGCACTTTCTGGCCTATGGATGGCAGGTTTTGGAAGTGGAAGATGGAAATAATTTAATAGAGCTTATCCAGGCTATTGAAAAGGCTAAAGAGGATAGGGAGCATCCCTCGCTTATCATTGTTTCCACACACATCGGATATGGAAGTCCCAAACAGGACACGTTTGAAGTACACGGTTCGCCGCTTAAGCCCGAAGAGGTGGTGGAAACAAAGAAATTTTTTGATTGGCCTCTGGAACCGGATTTTTACGTACCGGAAGAAGTGCTGGCTCACATGCGAGGAGTGATTGTGGAGGGGGAAAAGAAAGAGAAGGAATGGCAGGAACTTTTTGAAGCCTACTTGCAAGCGTTTCCGGAAGAGGCAAAAACCCTGAAAATGATGATGGCCGGTGAACTTCCAGAGAATTGGGCGGAAGGGTTGCCGGTTTTTGAACCCAGTGCTGGGGCTATGGCCACTCGTTCGGTGGGAGGAAAGATTTTGAATCTCCTGAGTGATAGAATTCCTTCCCTCATCGGTGGTTCGGCTGATTTAGACCCTTCCACGAATACCGCTTTGAAGGGGAAGGGAAGTTTTCAGACTCCCGGTATTTGTGCGCCTCAGACGCAGGGGCTGGTGGATGGACCCCTAGGATATGAAGGGAGAAATATTGCCTTTGGGGTGCGGGAACATGCTATGGGGGCAATTTTAAACGGTATCGCCGTGCATGGCGGGCTTATTCCTTTTGGAGCCACGTTTTTTGTGTTTTCTGACTATATGCGGCCAGCAGTCCGTGTGGCGGCGCTCTCTCACAATAAAGTGATTTATGTGTGGACTCATGATTCTGTGGGGGTTGGTGAGGATGGACCCACGCATCAGCCGATAGAACAATTGATGAGTTTAAGGGTTATGCCAAACCTCATTCTGGTTCGACCCGCCGATGCCAATGAAACCCGGGAAGCCTGGAAAGTGGCGGTAGAACACAAGAATGGCCCGGTGGCACTCATTTTAACTCGCCAGAATGTCCCTGTACTGGATCAGAATAAGTATGGAAAAGCAGAAGGGCTGAGGAAGGGAGCATATGTGCTTGCCGATAATGCTCAAGGTTTGCCCGAACTCATTCTTATTGCTTCTGGGTCTGAGGTGCACGTTGCGTTGGAGGCATACGAAAAGCTGGTTGCCGAAGGGGTAAAAGTCCGCGTGGTCAGTATGCCCTCTTTTGAGCTTTTTGAAGCACAACCGAAAGAGTACCAGGATATGATTCTGCCACCTGCAGTGAAAAAACGCATTGCCATCGAAGCTGGTGCCACCTTGGGATGGTATAAGTACGTTGGACAAGAAGGAGAGGTCATCGGTATCGATCGCTTTGGGGCTTCTGCTCCGGGTAAATTGGTGCTGGAAAAATTAGGAATCAATGTGGAGAACCTTCTTAGTAAAGCGAAAGCGTTGCTCAATCGATGA
- a CDS encoding SGNH/GDSL hydrolase family protein yields MDEKVILCFGDSLTWGFNPQNGERYPREKRWTLLLEKELGEGWRTIEEGLNGRTTGFDDPIEGDKNGRRHLPLLLESHRPLDLVVIMLGTNDLKARFGLSAAEIAQSVGVLVDTVLRSGANSEVLLVAPPPLAALTKLATVWGFEGAVEKSKHLAEYYEVTAQWYKCHFLDAGKVVRTSTLDGVHWEEEENKKFARALAQEIRQFLS; encoded by the coding sequence ATGGATGAAAAGGTTATTCTCTGTTTTGGTGATTCTCTAACCTGGGGATTTAATCCCCAAAACGGTGAACGGTATCCACGAGAGAAGCGTTGGACCCTTCTTTTAGAAAAAGAACTGGGGGAGGGATGGCGTACCATTGAAGAAGGGCTGAATGGACGAACCACCGGTTTTGATGACCCCATCGAGGGCGATAAAAATGGCCGGCGGCATTTACCTCTTCTCCTTGAGTCGCACCGTCCTCTGGATCTTGTGGTGATCATGCTTGGAACCAATGACCTGAAAGCGCGTTTTGGTCTGTCGGCTGCAGAGATTGCGCAGAGTGTAGGGGTCTTGGTGGACACGGTCTTAAGGAGTGGGGCAAATTCAGAAGTGTTGCTGGTTGCACCCCCACCATTGGCTGCGTTGACTAAACTCGCTACAGTCTGGGGGTTTGAGGGAGCCGTTGAAAAGTCAAAACACCTTGCTGAATACTACGAAGTGACGGCGCAGTGGTACAAATGCCATTTCTTGGATGCTGGAAAAGTGGTCAGGACAAGTACCCTCGATGGAGTGCACTGGGAAGAAGAGGAAAATAAAAAGTTTGCTCGGGCACTGGCTCAGGAAATCCGGCAATTTCTTAGTTGA
- a CDS encoding DeoR/GlpR family DNA-binding transcription regulator has product MKRITVHAITRAKSQMTKEKIKICKKAASLVQPEDTIIIDTGSTTEHLPGFIPQSTRLTIVCYSLNILLNVYNHHKNSQIIFPGGYFHENTLMFESSESIALIRKIRANKAFISAAGVENKLGVTCANFYEVGTKRATIESSDVKILLVDSTKFDRVTIAHFANLEEFDIVITDTGVPEKYLKILAKSNIEHYTV; this is encoded by the coding sequence ATGAAAAGAATAACAGTGCATGCCATAACCAGGGCCAAATCGCAGATGACCAAAGAAAAAATCAAAATTTGTAAAAAGGCTGCTTCCCTCGTTCAACCAGAAGATACCATCATTATCGACACTGGCTCCACTACAGAACACCTTCCCGGTTTCATCCCCCAAAGCACCAGGCTCACCATCGTGTGTTACTCTTTGAATATCCTTTTGAATGTTTACAACCACCACAAAAATAGTCAGATCATTTTCCCAGGTGGTTACTTCCACGAAAATACACTCATGTTTGAGAGTTCTGAAAGTATCGCACTGATCAGAAAAATACGAGCCAACAAGGCGTTTATCTCTGCAGCGGGCGTGGAAAATAAGTTAGGGGTCACCTGCGCGAATTTCTACGAAGTGGGAACCAAAAGAGCCACCATCGAGTCCTCGGATGTCAAAATTTTGCTCGTTGACTCCACTAAGTTTGATCGAGTAACCATCGCCCATTTCGCCAATCTCGAAGAATTTGATATTGTCATCACTGATACTGGAGTTCCAGAAAAATATCTTAAAATTCTTGCCAAGTCCAACATCGAACACTATACTGTGTGA
- the deoC gene encoding deoxyribose-phosphate aldolase: MNRDEPIERITREVISKLQNVPLAGNEGSSEDKIKLTPADLPPYIDHTLLKPDACISMVEKLCDEAIQYRFYSVCVNPYWVSFCTRKLRGTGVKVCTVVGFPLGANDGRTKAFEARNAIENGADEIDMVINIGALKSRDLKTVEEDLWAVRRACRPITVTKAIIETCLLSDEEKVLVSELVKKVGFDFVKTSTGFSTGGATAHDVALIRKTVGPKMGIKASGGIRTFEDARLMILSGATRLGTSSSVKIVSG; the protein is encoded by the coding sequence ATGAATCGAGACGAACCGATTGAACGGATTACCCGGGAAGTAATCAGTAAACTCCAAAATGTCCCCTTAGCTGGGAATGAAGGGTCGTCGGAGGACAAAATCAAATTAACCCCGGCTGATCTTCCTCCGTACATCGACCATACGCTTCTCAAACCGGATGCCTGTATTTCCATGGTGGAAAAACTCTGTGACGAAGCGATACAGTATCGTTTTTATTCCGTATGTGTTAATCCGTACTGGGTTTCCTTCTGTACTCGAAAACTCCGGGGAACGGGAGTCAAGGTGTGCACCGTAGTTGGTTTTCCTCTGGGAGCTAACGATGGCCGTACCAAGGCCTTTGAAGCGCGTAACGCCATCGAAAACGGAGCCGATGAGATCGACATGGTTATCAATATCGGAGCTTTAAAATCAAGAGATCTAAAAACGGTAGAAGAAGATCTCTGGGCAGTCAGGCGAGCCTGTCGTCCGATTACTGTGACTAAGGCTATTATTGAGACCTGTCTTCTTTCTGATGAGGAAAAAGTGTTGGTTTCGGAACTGGTTAAAAAAGTGGGCTTTGATTTTGTGAAGACTTCGACCGGTTTTTCAACCGGTGGAGCGACCGCTCATGATGTGGCCCTGATACGGAAAACGGTGGGTCCAAAGATGGGCATCAAGGCTTCGGGTGGTATTCGTACCTTTGAAGATGCTCGACTGATGATTCTTTCCGGAGCAACCCGCCTTGGAACCAGTTCTTCGGTCAAGATCGTGAGTGGATAA
- a CDS encoding galactitol-1-phosphate 5-dehydrogenase — MTKMKAVRLYAPGDLRVEEVEVPEVGDNQVLVKVRAVGVCGSDPGRVMRKGTYSYPTTIGHEFSGEVVRLGNHVKSYQVGDRVTVIPLVPCGHCDYCRVSKFNLCDDYSYYGSRTDGAMAEYVVVEESNLLRLPDEVDFESGACIDPIAIALHALRQAKVEAGNSVAVLGVGPIGLFAIQWAKIMGAKEIFAVDIFKEKLKVAKKVGADVVVNAREVDPVALVMEETRECGVDRVIEIAGSKITQEQSLRMIGKEGVVVFCGISYDDLTIPVKTLDGLLRKEIHIVGAWNSGFAPLPVHEWKLSLTFVAKGQIRCQPIISHRFTLDEAPEVFRRLWNRMEFFNKVLFIP; from the coding sequence ATGACGAAAATGAAGGCTGTTCGGTTGTACGCCCCTGGAGATCTGCGGGTTGAAGAAGTTGAGGTGCCAGAAGTTGGTGATAATCAGGTTTTGGTGAAAGTCCGAGCGGTGGGAGTGTGTGGTTCTGACCCCGGAAGAGTGATGAGAAAGGGAACGTATTCTTATCCCACCACCATAGGTCATGAGTTTTCGGGCGAAGTAGTGCGTTTGGGAAACCATGTGAAATCGTACCAGGTCGGTGACCGTGTTACAGTTATCCCTTTGGTTCCCTGTGGACACTGTGATTACTGTCGGGTCAGTAAATTTAACCTCTGTGATGATTACAGTTATTATGGTTCAAGAACTGACGGGGCAATGGCTGAATATGTGGTGGTTGAAGAAAGTAATCTTTTAAGGCTTCCTGATGAGGTGGACTTTGAGTCCGGTGCCTGTATAGACCCCATTGCCATTGCTCTCCATGCTTTGCGTCAGGCAAAAGTTGAAGCGGGGAATTCGGTTGCTGTACTTGGTGTTGGTCCCATCGGTCTTTTTGCGATTCAGTGGGCGAAAATCATGGGGGCGAAGGAAATCTTTGCCGTTGATATCTTTAAAGAAAAACTGAAGGTGGCGAAGAAAGTTGGCGCCGACGTGGTGGTCAACGCTAGAGAAGTGGATCCCGTGGCGCTCGTTATGGAAGAAACGCGAGAGTGCGGTGTCGATCGGGTGATAGAAATTGCTGGGTCAAAGATAACCCAGGAACAGTCTTTACGCATGATTGGGAAAGAGGGCGTCGTGGTGTTTTGTGGTATTTCCTATGATGACCTAACGATCCCGGTCAAAACGCTGGACGGATTACTTCGAAAGGAGATACACATTGTGGGGGCCTGGAATTCGGGCTTTGCGCCACTACCGGTGCATGAGTGGAAACTTTCCCTTACCTTTGTGGCCAAAGGACAAATCCGTTGTCAACCCATTATCAGCCATCGTTTTACTCTTGATGAAGCACCGGAGGTGTTCCGCAGGCTCTGGAACCGTATGGAATTCTTTAACAAAGTACTGTTCATTCCTTGA
- a CDS encoding zinc-binding dehydrogenase: MTINGTLVDPVEAILVQTERYGVDGAIVACPVGQAQAQALQMVARRGRVSLFGGLPTTNSLGFLDSNLIHYKEISVFGAHASTAAQNRLALQLLAHGQLDSHHYVTNTFPLAHIVEGIHAMKEGRIMKAIIQP; this comes from the coding sequence GTGACCATTAATGGTACTCTTGTTGACCCTGTGGAAGCAATCCTTGTCCAGACTGAGCGATATGGTGTGGATGGGGCAATCGTGGCCTGTCCGGTGGGGCAGGCGCAAGCACAGGCACTTCAGATGGTTGCCCGACGTGGACGGGTTAGCCTTTTTGGAGGATTACCAACCACTAATTCTCTGGGTTTTTTAGATAGTAATTTGATTCATTATAAAGAGATAAGCGTTTTTGGAGCACATGCTTCAACGGCAGCGCAAAATCGGCTGGCCCTGCAACTTCTTGCTCATGGACAGCTCGATTCGCATCACTATGTTACGAATACTTTTCCTCTTGCCCACATTGTGGAAGGTATTCATGCCATGAAAGAAGGCCGAATTATGAAAGCAATTATCCAGCCATAA
- the glpK gene encoding glycerol kinase GlpK: MDREYIMAIDQGTTGTRVIVVNHDGTVVSSTYQEIAQIYPHPGWVEHNPKEYWDTTMRCIQEAMAKAHIDVSQIAGIGITNQRETTVIWDKDTGEPVYNAIVWQCRRTAPICEELKSRSLEETVRAKTGLVIDAYFSATKIKWILDNVPGVKEKIREGKLRMGCIDSWLMWKLSGGRFHATDYSNASRTMLFNVQKLTWDEELLEALQIPQEILPQTKPSSGTLALTEKSVFWGEEIPIAGVAGDQHAALFGQTCFKPGMVKNTYGTALAMMMNIGEKFILSQHGLTTDLAWGIGGRVEYSLEGVVFIGGAAVQWLRDGLKIIDNAVQTEAVARSVPDTAGVYIVPAFTGLCAPYWDMYARGTVVGITRGTTRAHIVRATLESMAYQTRDVLESMVADSGLALESLRVDGGAVKNDFLMQFQADILGVPVIRPVVTEMAAMGAAYLAGLGVGFWKDREEISQQWKIDQVFDPKMDAERREELYHGWKRAVERSRGWAL, translated from the coding sequence ATGGATCGAGAATACATCATGGCCATCGACCAGGGAACGACGGGCACAAGAGTCATTGTCGTGAACCATGATGGAACGGTGGTTTCAAGTACCTACCAGGAGATTGCTCAGATTTATCCTCATCCCGGTTGGGTAGAGCACAATCCCAAAGAGTACTGGGACACAACCATGAGGTGTATTCAGGAGGCCATGGCGAAGGCGCATATTGATGTATCCCAAATTGCGGGTATCGGCATTACCAATCAGCGGGAAACGACGGTCATCTGGGATAAAGATACTGGAGAACCGGTTTATAATGCTATTGTCTGGCAGTGTCGTCGGACCGCTCCGATTTGCGAAGAACTGAAGTCAAGAAGCCTGGAAGAAACAGTACGAGCCAAGACGGGTCTTGTCATCGATGCCTATTTTTCTGCCACCAAAATCAAATGGATTCTCGATAACGTTCCTGGGGTGAAAGAAAAAATCCGCGAGGGCAAGCTCCGGATGGGATGTATTGACTCCTGGTTAATGTGGAAACTGAGCGGAGGTCGTTTTCACGCTACCGATTACTCCAACGCTTCCCGGACCATGCTCTTTAATGTACAGAAGCTCACCTGGGATGAAGAACTTTTGGAAGCGCTCCAGATTCCCCAGGAGATTCTTCCTCAGACTAAGCCTTCCAGCGGTACTCTGGCTCTGACAGAGAAAAGTGTTTTCTGGGGTGAAGAGATCCCGATTGCCGGGGTGGCCGGCGACCAGCATGCTGCCCTTTTTGGACAGACCTGTTTTAAGCCAGGGATGGTGAAGAACACCTACGGTACGGCTCTGGCTATGATGATGAATATTGGCGAAAAATTTATCCTCTCTCAGCATGGTCTTACCACCGATTTGGCCTGGGGTATCGGTGGAAGGGTGGAGTATTCTCTGGAGGGTGTGGTCTTCATTGGTGGAGCTGCGGTACAGTGGTTGCGAGATGGGTTGAAAATTATCGATAACGCTGTACAGACCGAAGCGGTTGCCCGGTCAGTCCCCGATACGGCGGGTGTGTATATTGTTCCTGCTTTTACCGGGTTATGTGCACCGTACTGGGATATGTACGCTCGAGGAACCGTTGTGGGTATTACTCGCGGAACAACCCGGGCACATATTGTGCGAGCGACTCTGGAGTCTATGGCGTACCAGACGAGGGATGTCCTTGAATCGATGGTAGCTGACTCTGGATTGGCCCTGGAATCGCTCCGGGTTGACGGAGGAGCGGTCAAAAATGATTTTCTCATGCAGTTCCAGGCCGATATCTTGGGGGTTCCGGTCATTCGTCCGGTAGTAACTGAGATGGCGGCTATGGGGGCTGCGTACTTAGCCGGACTAGGTGTAGGGTTCTGGAAAGATAGAGAGGAAATCTCGCAACAGTGGAAAATTGATCAGGTTTTTGACCCTAAAATGGATGCGGAACGTCGAGAAGAACTCTACCATGGTTGGAAGAGAGCGGTAGAGCGTTCTCGGGGGTGGGCATTGTGA
- a CDS encoding SDR family NAD(P)-dependent oxidoreductase → MMPSTKKMEGKVAIVTGGASGIGEVTARIFAENGCRVALLDVDGLRLTKVVDDIRAIQKECYGVYGDVTEEKTVIEFFRGVVQKWGKLDVLVGIAGRDFLTPLVSEATLRSGTKPSRSI, encoded by the coding sequence ATGATGCCATCCACAAAAAAGATGGAAGGGAAAGTCGCTATTGTTACAGGAGGTGCTTCGGGGATCGGGGAGGTAACGGCCAGGATTTTTGCTGAAAATGGATGTAGGGTTGCTTTACTGGACGTCGATGGTCTGCGCCTGACAAAGGTTGTCGATGATATCAGGGCAATTCAAAAGGAATGTTACGGCGTATATGGCGATGTGACTGAAGAAAAGACCGTCATCGAGTTTTTTCGGGGCGTGGTCCAAAAATGGGGTAAACTTGATGTCCTGGTTGGCATTGCCGGTAGAGATTTTCTTACGCCTTTGGTTTCTGAGGCGACTTTGAGGAGTGGAACAAAACCATCGCGGTCAATTTGA
- a CDS encoding BMP family ABC transporter substrate-binding protein, which produces MKRSFLVVLSLFVLFALLGRGVFAQETKLKAGFIYVGPVGDLGWSNAHDKGRQVLEETYPWLDTLYVEAVPEGEVEGVIDRLVNQEKVNIVVTTSFGFMDGTLNAARRYPNTIFFHCSGFKRAPNMATYMADFHQVYYLNGLMAGALTRSGRVGYVGTFPIPELKRHINAFTLGVRRVNPGAEVHVRWLQTAWYDPQGAKEAAEALIAEGIDVLAFTEDSATVVQVAGEKGLPSFGHYSPMVSFAPDDLVSGQLVHWEAIYLDFFAKVYAGLYNHKNLENVDYWWLLGNGAVELGADFGMPINPAFEERLKNYVVDDPVYGKISVYDLVFKLKEAMSDPEYAFSPFTGPITDRKGNVRVPAGIRLPLNELVTMEWAAEGVVGLWPGEPE; this is translated from the coding sequence GTGAAGCGAAGTTTTCTTGTGGTGTTGTCATTGTTTGTTCTTTTTGCCCTTTTGGGGCGTGGAGTTTTTGCGCAGGAAACTAAACTCAAAGCCGGGTTTATCTATGTTGGCCCCGTTGGGGACCTCGGCTGGAGCAATGCCCACGATAAGGGACGTCAGGTTCTTGAAGAAACATATCCCTGGCTTGACACCCTCTATGTGGAAGCAGTGCCGGAGGGAGAGGTGGAAGGAGTCATCGACCGTCTGGTGAATCAGGAGAAAGTCAACATCGTGGTGACCACCAGTTTCGGTTTCATGGATGGAACGCTCAACGCAGCCAGGCGATATCCGAATACCATTTTCTTTCACTGTTCGGGATTTAAGCGTGCGCCGAATATGGCCACCTATATGGCCGATTTCCATCAGGTGTATTACCTGAACGGCCTTATGGCGGGGGCGTTGACCAGGTCTGGTAGGGTTGGTTATGTGGGCACGTTTCCGATTCCAGAACTCAAGCGACACATTAATGCTTTCACCTTAGGAGTGCGGCGAGTGAATCCCGGTGCCGAAGTGCACGTGCGCTGGTTACAGACTGCCTGGTATGACCCCCAGGGGGCTAAGGAAGCAGCGGAAGCGTTAATTGCGGAAGGAATTGATGTTTTGGCTTTCACCGAAGACTCGGCCACAGTTGTCCAGGTGGCTGGCGAAAAAGGACTTCCCAGCTTTGGTCATTATTCCCCCATGGTGTCGTTTGCCCCAGATGATCTTGTCTCTGGGCAGCTTGTGCACTGGGAAGCCATCTATCTCGATTTCTTTGCCAAGGTATACGCGGGACTCTATAACCACAAGAACCTTGAGAATGTTGATTACTGGTGGCTTCTTGGGAATGGGGCGGTGGAATTAGGTGCTGACTTTGGTATGCCCATCAACCCTGCTTTCGAGGAAAGGTTGAAAAATTACGTGGTGGATGACCCGGTATATGGGAAAATCAGTGTCTATGACCTGGTTTTCAAATTAAAAGAGGCCATGTCTGACCCTGAGTATGCCTTCAGTCCTTTTACTGGTCCCATTACAGACCGCAAAGGAAACGTACGGGTTCCGGCAGGAATCCGGTTACCACTCAACGAACTCGTTACCATGGAGTGGGCTGCAGAAGGTGTGGTGGGTCTGTGGCCGGGTGAACCTGAGTAA
- a CDS encoding HD domain-containing protein produces MFEKYWEFLKGVFAEDPKMLPHTEEVLRLAGIIAQDLGITGKERRIVELSSLLHDVGIVEAFRKYGSREGKYQHLEGPPLARLVMEKEGEPKDVIDRVLFLVGHHHDFAAVDGLDFQILIEADMLVNLADEKWDRARLAQFIRDFFKTRKGRELAEEKYLHSSAG; encoded by the coding sequence GTGTTTGAAAAGTACTGGGAATTTCTGAAAGGAGTTTTTGCCGAAGATCCGAAAATGCTTCCTCATACGGAAGAAGTCTTGCGCTTGGCCGGAATTATTGCTCAGGACCTTGGTATAACCGGGAAGGAACGGCGAATTGTTGAGCTTTCTTCCCTGCTTCATGATGTGGGCATTGTGGAAGCATTTCGTAAATACGGTTCTCGAGAGGGGAAGTACCAGCATCTTGAGGGACCACCGCTTGCTCGGCTGGTCATGGAGAAAGAGGGAGAGCCGAAAGACGTTATTGACCGGGTTCTTTTCCTCGTGGGCCATCACCACGACTTTGCTGCTGTGGACGGGCTTGATTTTCAAATTCTCATTGAAGCGGATATGCTGGTGAATCTGGCCGATGAAAAGTGGGATAGAGCAAGACTGGCACAATTTATCCGGGATTTTTTCAAAACCCGCAAAGGAAGGGAACTGGCAGAAGAGAAATATTTGCATTCCAGTGCTGGATAA